In the genome of Carya illinoinensis cultivar Pawnee chromosome 13, C.illinoinensisPawnee_v1, whole genome shotgun sequence, the window GTAAGATTCCAAACACCACTCACAAGTCATCAAGGTGCCTGGTGGGTTCCTTGATCTTCACTAACAAGTCGTCTACATATACTTCCATAGACTTCTCAATCCGTTCCTTGAACATGCAATTAACTAACCTGATAGCAATACATCCCCCAATCCATTATAAATGAGGTTTTCTCCTCATATGCTACGTGCATTGTTATCTGATTGTAACCCGAGCAGGCATCCATAAAACTCAGCATACGGTGTCCTGCTATTGCCTCCACAGTAACATCGATGCGTGGTAAAGGAAAACTGTCCTTTAGGTAAGCTTTATTTAAGTCGGTGAAGTCCACGCACATTCTCTACTTCCCATTCGCATTTTTTACCAACACAATGTTGGATAACCACTTTGGGTAATGAGTTTCCTCGATGAACCCAGCAGTAAGTAATCTCTTTACTTCCACGTTAATGGCAGCATACTAGTTCACACTAAACAAACTTCTTTTTTGGCGTGCTATCTTGTGGGTGGGATCCACACACAAGCAGTGTTTAATGATGTTATCTATGCTGGGCATGTCTTCATGATTTCATGCAAACACATCCATGTGTTCTATTAACAGCTGTTTTAGGGCTTCTTTATCCTCTCGCGCAACTTGGCTCCCAATATATGTGGTAGTTATGAGGCAATCTGGATATAGTGTCACAAGTTCCAATGGTTCATTAGTCTCAGCATGCTAATGACTCTGCTCGTCTTTGACCTCCACCCCTTTTTCCAAAACCACTGTCAAAGGCAATGGAAAGGGTGGTGCCAATGCTTCATTTCGCCCACTTCTTAACTCTTGCATATCACATTCTCGTGCTAGAGCTTGTTCACCTTGCAACTCTCCGACCACGTTATCAATTGGAAACTTCATCTTGAGGTGGTATGTGGATGTTATCACCTTGAGATGGTT includes:
- the LOC122290941 gene encoding uncharacterized protein LOC122290941 — translated: MGINANKLRPSLTPLKGFSGDTIQHVVATTLPLTFDTWTWTTTTMIDFLVVKSPSSYNAILGRPILNHLKVITSTYHLKMKFPIDNVVGELQGEQALARECDMQELRSGRNEALAPPFPLPLTVVLEKGVEVKDEQSH